Proteins encoded by one window of Syntrophales bacterium:
- the prmC gene encoding peptide chain release factor N(5)-glutamine methyltransferase translates to MVTFREALRKGTILLQGNGIPSPRLDAEVLLSHVINKDRTYLYSHIGDVLPEEQWNIYKSLLERRLAWEPVAYIVGRKEFWTLNLRVNRHVMIPRPETEHLVGEVLRVVSGSWNGFLRILDIGTGSGAIALAIAWELKDAPVRVYGVDISQEAIHVANDNARELGLSSKVYFVVGDLTQPFRKLFDILVSNPPYIPDEVYDNLSPSITVYEPPIAFKGGTDGLFYYRRIVKEANLCLKEGGWVLMEINYDQGDRIREMLIVENYTDIEIRKDYSGFDRVIIARKGR, encoded by the coding sequence ATGGTTACCTTCCGGGAGGCGCTAAGAAAAGGAACCATATTGCTTCAAGGCAATGGGATTCCTTCACCCCGCCTGGATGCTGAAGTTCTTCTCTCCCACGTGATAAACAAAGACAGAACCTACCTTTACTCTCACATTGGGGATGTGCTTCCAGAGGAGCAGTGGAATATATACAAAAGTCTTTTAGAGAGGCGTCTCGCTTGGGAACCTGTCGCCTATATTGTGGGGAGGAAGGAGTTCTGGACTTTGAACCTACGAGTTAACAGGCATGTAATGATTCCCCGGCCGGAGACGGAACATCTGGTCGGTGAAGTATTGCGTGTTGTTTCGGGAAGTTGGAATGGATTTCTACGCATACTCGACATTGGCACGGGAAGTGGGGCTATAGCTCTGGCTATAGCTTGGGAATTGAAAGATGCCCCTGTTCGTGTATACGGTGTGGATATATCGCAAGAGGCAATTCACGTTGCAAATGATAACGCTCGAGAACTTGGTCTCTCCAGCAAAGTTTACTTCGTAGTGGGAGATTTGACACAGCCTTTTCGCAAGCTTTTCGATATTTTGGTTTCCAATCCCCCTTACATTCCCGATGAGGTATATGATAATCTGTCTCCTAGCATTACGGTGTATGAACCGCCGATAGCCTTCAAGGGTGGGACGGATGGTTTGTTTTATTATAGGAGGATTGTAAAGGAGGCTAACTTGTGTCTTAAGGAGGGGGGATGGGTTTTGATGGAAATCAATTATGACCAGGGAGATCGAATACGGGAGATGTTAATAGTGGAAAACTACACCGATATTGAGATAAGAAAGGACTATAGTGGATTCGACAGGGTGATTATTGCAAGAAAGGGAAGGTAG
- the prfA gene encoding peptide chain release factor 1 — MFEKLREIEVYYLKLETLLSDPEVIAKPSLYQKYAKEHADLTDLVSTWREYVGVTNQIGEYQRILRENDPELKEIVKEELPLLKFRLSELEERLKLLLLPKDPNDEKNVILEIRAGTGGEEAALFAGDLFRMYARYAESVGWRVEVISSSPSGGLGGFKEIIASIEGRGAYSRLKYESGVHRVQRIPITETQGRIHTSTVTVAILPEAEEIEITIDPDDLRIDVFHSSGHGGQSVNTTDSAVRITHIPTGIVVTCQDEKSQLKNKAKAMKVLRARLLDRMVKKQQEEISQARRSQIGSGDRSERIRTYNFPQGRVTDHRIGLTLYNLESFLDGEIQPMIDALITHFQAEALRSAAA, encoded by the coding sequence ATGTTTGAGAAGTTGCGGGAAATCGAAGTTTACTATTTAAAGCTTGAGACACTGCTCAGTGATCCTGAGGTGATCGCCAAGCCTTCACTGTATCAAAAGTACGCAAAGGAACATGCGGATCTTACCGATCTAGTTAGCACCTGGAGAGAGTACGTTGGGGTAACGAATCAAATTGGAGAGTACCAGAGGATTCTTAGAGAAAATGACCCGGAATTAAAAGAGATTGTCAAAGAAGAACTCCCCCTCCTTAAGTTCCGTCTTTCTGAGTTGGAAGAGCGTTTGAAACTGCTTCTTTTGCCTAAGGATCCCAACGACGAGAAAAACGTGATTCTGGAAATAAGGGCGGGTACTGGAGGGGAGGAAGCAGCGCTTTTTGCAGGTGATCTTTTCCGGATGTATGCCCGTTATGCAGAGTCTGTTGGCTGGAGGGTAGAGGTTATAAGCAGTTCTCCTTCTGGTGGATTGGGTGGTTTCAAAGAAATAATAGCATCTATTGAAGGTAGAGGGGCGTACAGTCGACTTAAGTACGAAAGTGGGGTCCATCGGGTGCAGAGGATACCTATTACGGAGACCCAAGGCAGGATACATACCTCCACAGTAACGGTTGCAATACTCCCTGAGGCTGAGGAAATAGAGATTACAATAGATCCGGACGATTTAAGGATAGATGTATTCCACTCCAGCGGTCACGGTGGTCAGAGTGTTAATACGACGGATTCTGCAGTGAGGATTACTCACATACCGACGGGGATAGTTGTGACATGCCAGGATGAGAAGTCACAGCTCAAAAATAAGGCTAAGGCAATGAAGGTGTTGAGAGCGCGACTTCTCGATAGAATGGTAAAGAAGCAGCAGGAAGAGATCTCCCAGGCTAGGAGAAGTCAGATTGGAAGTGGGGATAGAAGCGAGAGGATAAGGACTTATAATTTTCCCCAGGGGAGAGTAACCGATCACCGTATAGGACTTACACTTTACAACCTTGAATCTTTTTTGGACGGAGAGATTCAACCTATGATTGATGCCCTCATCACACATTTTCAGGCCGAGGCGTTACGGTCTGCGGCAGCATGA
- the rpmE gene encoding 50S ribosomal protein L31, producing the protein MKKDIHPKYEKTTITCVCGNVIETRSTKKDIKVEICSRCHPFMTGKQKIVDTAGRVERFRKKYGQTQND; encoded by the coding sequence ATGAAAAAAGATATTCATCCCAAGTACGAAAAGACAACAATAACGTGTGTTTGTGGAAATGTAATTGAAACACGATCCACAAAAAAGGATATAAAGGTAGAGATATGCTCGCGGTGCCACCCCTTCATGACGGGAAAACAGAAGATTGTGGATACAGCTGGAAGAGTGGAGCGTTTCAGGAAAAAATACGGACAGACTCAGAATGATTGA
- the rho gene encoding transcription termination factor Rho — MNIEDIKRLPISELANLARDLNVPNASGMRRQDLIFSILQAQAEKNGVISATGVLEILPDGFGFLRAVDYNYLPSPDDIYVSPSQIRRFNLRTGDTISGEVRPPKEGEKYFALLKVDTVNFEPPEVARDKILFDNLTPLYPMERINLEANPENISTRIMDLFTPIGKGQRALIVSPPRAGKTMLLQEIAQSISINHPEIVLIVLLIDERPEEVTDMQRSVKGEVISSTFDEPATRHVQVAEMVIEKAKRLVEHKRDVVILLDSITRLARAYNAVVPPSGKVLSGGVDSNALHKPKRFFGAARNIENGGSLTIIATALIDTGSRMDEVIFEEFKGTGNMELHLDRRIADRRIFPAFDLIRSGTRKEELLIPKQNLNRIWILRRLLQEMNPIEAMEFIIEKIRKTETNQKFLDSMNQ; from the coding sequence ATAAACATCGAGGACATAAAGAGGTTGCCCATAAGTGAACTGGCAAATCTTGCAAGGGATCTAAATGTCCCAAATGCCAGTGGTATGCGTCGTCAGGACTTGATATTTTCCATTCTTCAGGCGCAGGCAGAGAAAAACGGTGTAATTTCAGCCACGGGGGTGTTGGAAATTCTGCCTGATGGTTTTGGTTTTTTGAGAGCTGTAGATTACAATTATCTTCCGAGTCCTGATGATATTTACGTTTCTCCATCTCAGATAAGACGCTTCAACTTACGTACGGGTGACACTATCTCCGGAGAGGTAAGACCACCGAAGGAAGGGGAGAAGTATTTTGCTCTTCTAAAGGTAGACACGGTGAATTTTGAGCCACCGGAGGTGGCGCGGGATAAGATTCTCTTCGATAATCTCACTCCTCTATATCCGATGGAGAGGATAAATCTTGAGGCCAATCCAGAAAATATATCTACAAGGATTATGGATCTTTTCACTCCTATCGGGAAGGGACAGCGTGCACTCATCGTTTCCCCACCACGTGCGGGTAAGACCATGCTCTTACAAGAGATTGCCCAAAGTATTTCTATCAATCATCCAGAGATCGTACTCATTGTGCTCCTTATAGATGAGAGGCCGGAAGAAGTGACGGATATGCAGCGTAGTGTAAAAGGGGAGGTAATTTCTTCCACGTTTGACGAGCCGGCGACACGGCACGTCCAGGTAGCGGAAATGGTTATTGAAAAGGCAAAGAGGCTTGTGGAGCATAAGAGAGATGTGGTTATCCTTCTGGATAGCATTACCCGTTTGGCTAGAGCTTACAATGCGGTGGTTCCTCCGAGCGGTAAGGTTCTTTCTGGTGGGGTTGATTCCAATGCGCTTCACAAACCGAAACGATTCTTTGGTGCTGCCCGTAATATAGAGAATGGAGGTTCCCTTACAATAATTGCCACAGCTCTTATTGACACCGGTAGCAGAATGGATGAGGTTATCTTTGAGGAATTCAAGGGTACGGGTAATATGGAGCTTCACCTTGATAGACGTATTGCTGATAGGCGTATATTCCCTGCTTTTGATCTGATAAGGTCAGGAACTAGGAAGGAAGAGCTCCTTATTCCGAAGCAGAATCTGAATCGTATTTGGATTCTCCGGAGGTTGTTACAGGAGATGAACCCCATAGAGGCGATGGAGTTTATAATCGAGAAGATCCGTAAGACGGAAACGAACCAAAAATTTTTAGACTCCATGAATCAATAG
- the pgeF gene encoding peptidoglycan editing factor PgeF, producing the protein MCLDGNGVNWEVIIRGGGFFIRSLRILTLGFVEHAFCGRGAEMNVGPEDFLNSSTRTCDNEKFVVGNWSAIAEAFGLRREQFLKPVQVHGDGIIIWDSKMKDNHELEGDAIVTRCGGVALCVDTADCIPLLFVDSVERVIAVVHAGWRGTALNISGKVVDVMRNHFGTDPANVIVTMGPSIGLCCYEIDGYVHEKLLPWLKEEYIVPSFRPGHWYVDLQGVNRVQLIAKGVLECNIDAIKICTFCNSDHFFSYRRDGARTGRQTSFILLKNT; encoded by the coding sequence ATGTGTCTTGATGGGAATGGTGTAAACTGGGAGGTAATAATTAGAGGGGGCGGATTCTTCATCCGTTCTTTGAGGATTTTAACATTGGGTTTCGTGGAGCACGCTTTTTGTGGGCGTGGTGCTGAAATGAATGTTGGTCCCGAAGATTTCTTAAATTCAAGTACTAGAACGTGTGATAATGAAAAATTTGTTGTAGGAAACTGGTCTGCAATTGCCGAAGCATTTGGATTAAGGAGGGAACAGTTTTTAAAACCTGTGCAGGTGCACGGCGATGGTATTATCATTTGGGATAGTAAAATGAAAGATAACCATGAACTTGAAGGTGATGCCATCGTTACACGATGCGGAGGGGTAGCCCTGTGTGTCGATACCGCTGATTGTATTCCCCTACTTTTCGTAGATTCAGTAGAGAGAGTGATAGCCGTTGTACATGCAGGCTGGCGAGGGACAGCGCTGAACATTTCTGGGAAAGTTGTGGATGTGATGAGAAACCATTTTGGAACAGATCCGGCAAATGTTATTGTAACGATGGGACCTTCCATTGGGTTGTGCTGTTATGAGATCGATGGTTATGTGCACGAAAAACTTCTTCCATGGTTGAAGGAGGAGTATATAGTGCCGTCATTCCGCCCGGGACACTGGTATGTTGACCTTCAAGGTGTCAATAGAGTACAGCTCATCGCGAAAGGAGTTCTCGAGTGTAACATCGATGCGATAAAAATTTGTACGTTTTGTAATAGTGATCATTTTTTTTCTTATCGGCGGGACGGAGCGCGCACTGGACGTCAAACAAGCTTTATATTGTTAAAAAACACTTGA
- a CDS encoding RluA family pseudouridine synthase, with amino-acid sequence MNLTPGEGKVFTVTDCDAGTRVDIFLSRKAKTLSRAAIIRAIREGKVSIDGRVVKPSRRLKAGEAVFVMPLEVRPCELVPENIPIKILYEDPYMMVVNKPPGMVVHPGAGNSSGTLVNALLYHCRDLSGIGGVLRPGIVHRLDKDTSGVLVVAKTDEAHEGLAKQFRDRRVKKVYYALVYGDMEKDEGLVDLPIGRHPVKRRFMSVRISHGKEAITRWKVIERFGCCTLLSVETLTGRTHQIRVHLKAIGHPIVGDQVYGSRRKVVFYGDRVTQEHLLKMKRQALHASMISIVHPISKHTMDFVAPLPDDMGDLLVFLRMKKDSLSDVS; translated from the coding sequence ATGAATTTGACGCCAGGAGAAGGTAAAGTCTTTACAGTCACGGATTGTGATGCGGGAACTAGGGTGGATATTTTCCTCAGTCGTAAGGCAAAAACGTTGTCCCGCGCAGCTATTATCAGGGCTATCAGAGAGGGTAAAGTTTCAATAGATGGGAGAGTTGTGAAACCTTCGAGGCGTCTGAAAGCGGGAGAGGCGGTTTTTGTAATGCCGCTGGAAGTTCGGCCGTGCGAATTAGTGCCCGAGAACATTCCCATTAAGATCCTTTATGAAGATCCTTACATGATGGTGGTAAATAAGCCTCCGGGAATGGTTGTTCATCCCGGAGCAGGAAATTCGAGCGGCACCTTGGTGAATGCGTTGCTTTATCATTGCCGGGATCTTTCGGGTATTGGAGGTGTCCTCAGACCAGGTATAGTCCATAGGCTGGACAAGGATACATCAGGGGTGCTTGTTGTAGCTAAGACCGATGAAGCCCATGAAGGTCTGGCGAAACAGTTCAGGGACAGGCGAGTTAAAAAGGTTTACTACGCCCTAGTATACGGAGACATGGAGAAAGACGAAGGTCTTGTTGATCTTCCCATCGGTAGGCATCCTGTGAAAAGGAGGTTCATGTCCGTAAGAATTAGTCATGGCAAGGAGGCGATTACAAGGTGGAAAGTGATTGAGAGATTTGGGTGTTGTACGCTGCTTAGCGTGGAGACCCTGACTGGAAGAACACATCAGATTAGAGTGCATCTGAAAGCTATAGGTCATCCTATTGTAGGTGATCAGGTATACGGTAGTAGGAGGAAGGTTGTTTTTTATGGAGATAGGGTTACACAGGAACATTTACTTAAGATGAAGAGACAGGCCCTTCACGCTTCCATGATTTCTATTGTGCACCCTATTAGTAAACACACAATGGATTTTGTAGCACCGTTACCTGATGATATGGGAGACTTATTGGTTTTCTTAAGGATGAAAAAGGATTCTTTAAGCGATGTGTCTTGA
- a CDS encoding coproporphyrinogen III oxidase family protein produces MSLLNSLVTFEAKRIFKRALRFNEECGVLPDASTARKRLIYIHVPFCESLCPYCSFHRVPFNRELCRLYFSALRKEISLYRERGYLFHGVYVGGGTPTIMVEELAETLSVVRRFFPIREVSVETNPNHLNDRHIKILKEAGVDRLSVGVQSFNDKLLREMGRFDNYGSGAEIAHRVGSVVGSFPTINADMMFNFPSQTTEMLNNDLNVLLSLGLDQITYYPLMVSDSTKEQVERAWGRVRYDKEESFYKRITGILLDRYTFSTAWCFTKGSSMVDEYIVDYDEYAGVGSGSIGYLEGVCYANNFNIPLYISIVEENRLPIFARRVFGIRDRVRYDFLMRLFSTSVPIGFFVEKYGSFPWFNLLWELVAFALAGCIRFKNGAIVLTERGRYIWVVLMREFFTAVNNFRDFCRRQR; encoded by the coding sequence ATGTCACTGTTGAATAGCCTAGTAACTTTTGAGGCCAAGAGGATTTTTAAGAGGGCCCTGCGTTTCAATGAAGAGTGTGGTGTCCTTCCAGATGCAAGTACGGCAAGAAAGCGTTTGATTTATATTCATGTACCCTTTTGTGAAAGCCTCTGTCCTTACTGTTCTTTTCATAGAGTTCCTTTTAACCGGGAACTGTGCCGGCTATACTTTTCAGCTCTCAGGAAGGAGATAAGTTTATATAGGGAAAGAGGGTACCTGTTCCACGGTGTGTATGTGGGTGGTGGTACTCCTACTATTATGGTGGAGGAACTCGCAGAGACACTGTCGGTTGTTAGGCGTTTTTTCCCGATACGGGAGGTTTCTGTAGAGACCAACCCCAATCATTTAAATGATCGCCACATAAAGATTCTTAAAGAAGCCGGTGTGGATCGTTTGTCTGTGGGTGTCCAGAGTTTTAATGACAAACTATTAAGGGAAATGGGCCGTTTTGATAATTACGGAAGTGGTGCTGAAATAGCCCACAGGGTTGGGAGTGTAGTTGGTAGCTTTCCCACTATCAACGCAGATATGATGTTTAATTTTCCTTCACAGACAACGGAAATGCTCAATAATGACTTAAATGTTCTTCTTTCTCTAGGTTTGGATCAGATTACGTATTATCCTCTGATGGTTAGTGATTCCACAAAAGAGCAGGTGGAGAGAGCTTGGGGTAGGGTGCGCTACGATAAGGAGGAGTCGTTTTACAAAAGGATCACAGGGATCCTTTTGGATCGTTACACATTTTCGACCGCTTGGTGTTTTACGAAGGGGTCATCGATGGTGGACGAGTATATTGTGGATTACGATGAGTATGCTGGAGTTGGTAGTGGTTCTATCGGATACCTGGAGGGTGTGTGTTACGCCAATAACTTTAACATTCCACTCTACATAAGTATAGTCGAAGAAAATCGCTTGCCGATTTTTGCCAGACGTGTTTTTGGCATCAGGGATAGGGTGCGTTATGATTTCCTCATGAGACTGTTTAGTACGTCTGTACCAATTGGATTTTTTGTTGAAAAATACGGGAGTTTTCCCTGGTTCAATCTTTTGTGGGAGTTAGTAGCTTTTGCTCTTGCGGGATGTATAAGATTTAAAAATGGAGCTATTGTGCTTACAGAAAGGGGTCGTTACATCTGGGTCGTTTTAATGAGGGAATTTTTCACAGCGGTGAACAACTTCCGCGATTTCTGTCGGAGACAGAGATGA
- the def gene encoding peptide deformylase, with amino-acid sequence MKNVRIYTLWGDNGLNKEDTRILRLKCEEVPIPLDKETKEDIRILREYFLNRADAAGLAAPQIGIPKRIIIFRNRGFHKNGTDDGTWTKRDVDILVNPRITQTRGEPVVLSEGCLSCPGVKIEIARFPEIKIRAFDMFGQKINRRYFDYIARIVQHEIDHLDGKLIVDYLDDFTAPIQKRELATDGEAHKYKSKLSNTTHP; translated from the coding sequence ATGAAGAACGTGCGGATATACACACTTTGGGGTGATAATGGACTTAATAAAGAAGACACTAGGATCCTTCGGCTAAAATGTGAAGAAGTCCCTATCCCACTTGATAAAGAAACAAAAGAAGACATAAGGATCCTTAGAGAATACTTTCTCAACCGCGCAGATGCCGCTGGCTTAGCAGCCCCTCAAATCGGCATTCCAAAAAGAATCATTATATTTCGTAATCGTGGTTTCCACAAAAATGGAACCGATGATGGAACCTGGACGAAAAGGGACGTTGATATTCTTGTAAATCCCCGAATAACCCAAACGAGAGGCGAACCTGTAGTGCTATCGGAGGGATGCCTTTCATGCCCAGGTGTAAAAATCGAAATTGCCCGTTTTCCGGAAATAAAGATTCGGGCCTTCGATATGTTCGGTCAGAAGATAAACCGGAGATATTTTGACTATATAGCACGGATCGTCCAGCATGAGATAGACCATCTCGACGGGAAACTAATAGTTGATTATCTCGATGATTTTACCGCGCCTATACAGAAAAGAGAACTTGCAACCGACGGGGAAGCACATAAATACAAAAGCAAACTGTCTAACACTACCCATCCCTGA
- a CDS encoding queuosine precursor transporter, whose protein sequence is MTKEGSLKYYDIIVAFFVTVLLVSNVLSSAKIIDWGISVAGIPLAFDAGTILFPVSYIFGDILTEVYGYHRSRRVIWIGFICLVFSSLFFFAVKLMPGEALWEKTAGQAAYEAVLSGMISGGIVLASVLGYWSGEFSNAYVLAKMKIVTKGRWLWSRTIGSTLVGEGIDTLVFVSVATLFGVFPESLWVTLTLTNYIFKVGVEVVMTPCTYVIVAFLKSAENMDFYDYGTDFNPFKIR, encoded by the coding sequence ATGACTAAAGAGGGATCGCTGAAGTATTATGATATTATAGTAGCTTTTTTTGTTACTGTTCTTTTGGTGAGCAACGTCCTCTCGTCTGCTAAGATTATAGACTGGGGGATAAGTGTAGCAGGTATCCCCCTTGCCTTCGACGCTGGGACCATTCTGTTTCCAGTGAGTTACATATTTGGAGACATATTGACGGAAGTTTATGGTTACCACCGTTCGCGGCGTGTTATTTGGATAGGTTTTATTTGTCTCGTTTTCTCAAGTTTGTTCTTCTTTGCTGTCAAGCTTATGCCAGGTGAAGCTTTATGGGAGAAAACTGCTGGACAGGCGGCTTATGAAGCTGTTCTTTCTGGTATGATTTCTGGAGGTATTGTATTGGCCAGTGTGCTAGGGTACTGGTCAGGGGAGTTTTCCAATGCGTATGTACTGGCGAAGATGAAAATTGTGACGAAGGGGCGGTGGTTGTGGTCACGAACCATAGGTAGCACTCTGGTGGGTGAAGGTATAGATACTCTCGTATTTGTTTCTGTGGCTACGTTATTTGGTGTTTTTCCGGAGTCGCTGTGGGTAACCTTGACCCTGACTAATTACATTTTTAAGGTAGGAGTGGAGGTTGTAATGACTCCTTGTACGTATGTTATCGTTGCATTTCTGAAGTCAGCGGAGAATATGGATTTCTATGACTATGGAACTGATTTCAACCCTTTCAAGATTAGATGA
- a CDS encoding ATP-binding protein: protein MQIKVLDELLIQHHQLRLEEIADSVNNFYEHFPTRKGLSALDLTLKEQIQLDERLARIDVLTKHRGGIEYVAGAGRVAYDWPEETIVSVVEKMKPQFFKIDTEAGAALGILSPTLSPKDNSIHIVGVVSFSQWRKDLLAQTRKYLIISSSILLLVVVTLIILTFDWLIGKPLKSIINVIDEFQKGNYNPRIDSLRKDEIGLVAEHFNIMAEEINRVISRNEELTKHLRNRVQEETFKVAQLQQEVSQLQQLAAMGHLVANLTHDIGTPIHSIRGFAQLLLEKGEWSPDVKRKLELIEQQAERIHLTVQNIKKMTRVPEPHFETTTVENLLHDTLPLVEPHIQKAGIKLTVNFEEGMPPLLLDRYRIQTAILNLIQNAVEALKTGGEIKISAQKDEYQKAVVFKVQDNGPGIEPHLLEKVSEPFFSTHKDEGVRGLGLAIVNDIMKSHGGKMHIQSKPGEGTEVSLILPIADSQKLT from the coding sequence ATGCAAATAAAAGTGCTCGATGAACTTTTGATCCAGCATCATCAATTGAGATTAGAGGAAATTGCTGACTCTGTTAATAACTTTTACGAACATTTCCCCACACGTAAGGGTCTTTCTGCCCTTGATCTAACTTTAAAGGAGCAAATCCAGTTGGATGAACGTCTCGCCAGGATAGATGTCCTTACAAAACATAGGGGGGGCATAGAATACGTCGCCGGTGCGGGACGTGTTGCTTACGACTGGCCGGAAGAAACAATTGTAAGTGTAGTGGAAAAAATGAAACCTCAGTTCTTCAAGATAGATACAGAAGCAGGAGCAGCGTTGGGGATTCTTTCCCCCACCTTATCTCCCAAAGACAACAGTATCCATATAGTGGGTGTGGTGTCCTTCTCACAATGGAGAAAGGACCTGCTGGCCCAAACACGTAAATACCTCATCATAAGTAGCTCAATTCTCCTACTGGTCGTTGTAACGCTTATTATACTTACCTTCGATTGGTTGATAGGCAAGCCTTTGAAAAGCATAATCAACGTTATCGACGAATTTCAGAAAGGAAATTACAACCCCCGCATAGACTCTTTGAGAAAAGATGAAATAGGTCTTGTGGCGGAACATTTTAATATTATGGCTGAGGAGATCAATCGCGTTATTTCCAGAAACGAAGAACTGACAAAACACTTACGTAACAGAGTCCAGGAAGAAACCTTCAAGGTAGCCCAACTTCAGCAAGAGGTAAGTCAACTTCAACAGCTGGCAGCCATGGGACACCTCGTCGCCAACCTAACCCACGACATAGGTACCCCTATTCATTCCATTAGAGGTTTCGCTCAACTCCTGTTGGAGAAGGGGGAATGGTCTCCTGACGTTAAAAGAAAATTGGAACTCATAGAGCAGCAGGCAGAAAGAATCCACCTTACAGTTCAGAACATAAAAAAAATGACCCGCGTTCCTGAACCTCATTTTGAAACAACGACGGTTGAAAATCTACTGCACGATACCCTCCCACTAGTGGAACCTCATATCCAAAAAGCGGGTATAAAACTCACAGTTAATTTCGAAGAGGGCATGCCTCCACTCCTTCTGGATAGATACCGTATCCAGACGGCAATACTTAATCTCATTCAGAATGCTGTGGAGGCCCTAAAAACGGGGGGAGAGATTAAAATATCCGCTCAGAAAGATGAATACCAAAAAGCTGTTGTATTCAAAGTCCAGGACAACGGTCCGGGTATAGAACCTCACCTACTGGAGAAAGTCAGCGAACCTTTTTTCAGTACACACAAGGACGAAGGCGTTCGAGGGTTAGGACTTGCCATAGTCAATGACATTATGAAATCACACGGTGGTAAAATGCACATCCAAAGCAAACCTGGGGAAGGTACTGAGGTTTCTCTAATACTTCCAATTGCTGACTCTCAAAAACTCACTTGA
- a CDS encoding sigma-54 dependent transcriptional regulator encodes MGVDKTRILVIDDDAVACEFLQEVLVKEGYHVHSLTSAQEALQENLGQFDLILSDIRMPGLDGLQFLKRVREKWPFLPVVLITAYGSLETTMEALRHGAWDYISKPFSPEAIRKLVKKVLDVRDLRRQKERYHQEEGEDNQFIGSSSTMVEFYKRLARVADSDASVLIEGESGTGKELAARSLHKLSFRRDKPFVVVHCGAIPETLLESELFGYERGAFTGANATHQGLLESAQGGTIFLDEITEMSPGLQGKLLRFMQNGEVRRLGGHQVRRVAVRVVAAANRNIDEEVKKGNFRADLLYRFVIRLHIPPLREHKDDIPQIVESLLKKFGYPSVRISDEVMELFMNYDWPGNVRELQNVLRQTLLLSPFNVILPEHLPERFRRREKTSDEKRSFLMPLEEAERERILSALRAMSWNLSKTAQYLGIDRKTLRTKINRYALSKDEVNI; translated from the coding sequence ATGGGGGTAGACAAGACTCGTATTCTCGTTATAGATGATGACGCTGTGGCCTGTGAATTTCTCCAGGAAGTGCTCGTCAAAGAGGGATATCACGTTCACTCATTAACTTCTGCACAGGAGGCATTGCAGGAAAATCTAGGCCAATTTGATTTGATTCTATCGGATATCAGAATGCCCGGGCTTGATGGTTTACAGTTTTTAAAGAGGGTCAGGGAGAAATGGCCTTTTTTGCCGGTGGTACTTATAACAGCGTATGGTTCACTGGAGACAACTATGGAAGCCCTCCGTCATGGAGCGTGGGATTATATAAGCAAACCCTTTTCTCCTGAGGCGATCAGAAAACTTGTAAAGAAGGTTCTCGATGTTCGTGATCTGAGAAGACAGAAGGAGAGATATCATCAAGAGGAGGGTGAGGATAACCAGTTTATTGGTTCTTCCTCAACGATGGTTGAATTTTATAAGCGATTAGCCCGCGTTGCTGATTCGGATGCGAGTGTACTAATAGAAGGTGAGAGTGGAACGGGAAAAGAATTGGCAGCTCGTTCATTGCATAAACTCAGTTTCAGACGAGATAAACCTTTTGTAGTGGTGCACTGTGGAGCTATTCCGGAAACACTACTCGAGTCGGAACTGTTCGGTTATGAGAGGGGTGCTTTTACGGGGGCTAATGCTACCCATCAGGGTTTGTTGGAGTCGGCGCAAGGAGGAACAATATTCCTTGATGAGATTACGGAGATGTCCCCGGGACTTCAGGGCAAACTGTTGCGTTTCATGCAGAACGGAGAGGTAAGGCGTTTAGGGGGACACCAGGTTCGTCGTGTTGCCGTCAGGGTAGTTGCTGCGGCGAATCGAAACATCGATGAGGAGGTGAAGAAAGGGAATTTCCGTGCCGATTTGCTCTATAGATTTGTCATACGATTACATATCCCTCCGCTGAGAGAACATAAGGATGATATTCCCCAGATTGTAGAGTCATTGTTGAAAAAGTTTGGTTATCCTTCGGTTCGTATCTCTGATGAAGTGATGGAATTGTTTATGAACTATGATTGGCCGGGTAATGTAAGGGAGCTGCAGAATGTGTTAAGGCAGACGTTACTCCTTTCGCCATTCAACGTTATTCTGCCTGAGCATCTCCCCGAAAGATTCCGCAGGAGAGAGAAAACATCAGATGAGAAGCGTTCTTTTTTAATGCCGTTAGAGGAAGCAGAACGAGAGAGAATTTTGAGCGCATTGCGGGCAATGTCTTGGAATCTTTCCAAAACAGCCCAATACCTTGGTATTGATCGTAAAACCCTCCGAACGAAGATAAACCGTTACGCCTTGAGTAAAGATGAAGTAAATATTTGA